A single window of Drosophila suzukii chromosome 3, CBGP_Dsuzu_IsoJpt1.0, whole genome shotgun sequence DNA harbors:
- the mtSSB gene encoding single-stranded DNA-binding protein, mitochondrial — MMQHTKRMLTPLMSGLRSLPARGAKTTTAAAPAKIEKTVNTVTILGRVGADPQLRGSQEHPVVTFSVATHTNYKYENGDWAQRTDWHRVVVFKPNLRDTVLEYLKKGQRTMVQGKITYGEITDQQGNQKTSTSIIADDVLFFRDANN; from the exons ATGATGCAACACACAAAGCGCATG CTGACTCCTTTGATGAGCGGCCTGCGAAGTTTGCCGGCACGCGGTGCAAAAACTACGACGGCAGCGGCGCCCGCCAAAATTGAAAAAA CCGTCAACACGGTTACCATTTTGGGTAGAGTTGGAGCCGATCCCCAGCTGCGTGGATCCCAGGAGCACCCGGTGGTCACCTTTTCCGTCGCCACACACACGAACTACAA ATACGAGAACGGAGACTGGGCTCAGCGCACCGACTGGCATCGTGTGGTGGTCTTCAAGCCCAACCTGCGTGACACCGTACTGGAATACCTGAAGAAGGGGCAGCGCACGATGGTGCAGGGCAAGATCACCTACGGAGAGATCACCGACCAGCAGGGCAACCAGAAGACCAGCACCAGTATCATAGCCGACGATGTACTCTTCTTCCGCGATGCCAATAACTAG
- the LOC108006649 gene encoding organic cation transporter protein: MAVDYVLEDLMGKLGEFGKYQFLQFFLQVLSGLTAGLHMLSLVTVAAVPEHRCFIEGVDNSTLSVTPWNSSAILAAIPLKPNGELDSCHMYDPSILSSNATVKCTSYVYDTTYYKTSRTIDWNFVCDRRWMGAIVQTVFMLGVFTGAVTLGGLADKVGRKTVFCWSALFQLIIGVGVAFIPEYFSFMVARYLLGIVGSAGAYICGFVLTMELVGPSKRTVCGITFQAVFAGGIMLVAGWGALIHDRQLLQVIYGLHGCLFLGHWWWLDESPRWLWMQGRAAEAVDIVAKGLRINGSGIPVDKEYYVQKAKQQAAAEEKSSAGLSDLFRTPNLRMKTLNVCLCWFANSLVYYGLSLSAGKLYGNPYLILFIMGLVEFPSYITIVFVLDRLGRRSITSTLMLGGGLCCIVAAYIAQGTNTSTGVVMAGKLLIAGSFAVIYNYSAELFPTVVRNSAMGLGSMCARLSGALTPLITLLDSFDPKIPAVLFGVVAIISGFWVMFLPETMNQPMPESIEDGENFGKGDTWFSQCAGRKKRQNSVYPDDPEQMVPLKNIESK, from the exons ATGGCTGTGGATTATGTGCTGGAGGACCTGATGGGGAAACTAG GGGAATTTGGAAAGTACCAGTTCCTGCAGTTTTTCCTGCAGGTGCTTTCTGGCTTGACCGCTGGTCTGCACATGCTATCCCTGGTCACCGTGGCCGCCGTTCCCGAGCACCGGTGCTTCATCGAGGGCGTGGACAACAGCACGTTGTCGGTGACGCCGTGGAACTCTAGTGCCATCCTGGCCGCCATCCCGCTGAAACCCAATGGTGAACTGGATTCCTGCCATATGTACGATCCATCTATCCTGAGCTCCAATGCCACCGTCAAGTGCACAAGTTACGTATACGACACGACGTACTACAAGACCTCGCGCACCATCGACTGGAACTTTGTGTGCGACCGCCGCTGGATGGGGGCCATTGTGCAGACGGTGTTCATGCTGGGCGTGTTCACCGGCGCCGTCACCCTTGGCGGACTCGCCGATAAAGTGGGCCGGAAAACCGTGTTCTGCTGGTCGGCATTGTTCCAACTGATCATCGGCGTGGGTGTGGCCTTCATTCCGGAGTACTTCTCATTCATGGTGGCCCGCTACCTGCTGGGCATCGTGGGATCAGCGGGTGCCTATATCTGCGGCTTCGTGCTCACCATGGAGCTGGTGGGACCCAGTAAGCGTACTGTGTGCGGCATTACCTTCCAG GCTGTCTTCGCTGGAGGCATCATGCTGGTGGCGGGATGGGGAGCATTGATCCATGACCGCCAGTTGCTGCAGGTGATCTATGGACTGCATGGCTGTCTGTTCTTGGGCCACTGGTGGTGGCTGGATGAATCTCCGCGCTGGCTGTGGATGCAGGGTCGTGCCGCCGAAGCTGTGGACATTGTGGCCAAGGGTCTGAGGATCAATGGATCGGGCATACCGGTGGACAAGGAGTACTATGTGCAGAAGGCCAAGCAGCAGGCGGCAGCCGAGGAGAAGTCCAGTGCCGGATTGAGTGATCTGTTCCGCACGCCCAACCTGCGGATGAAGACGTTGAACGTTTGCCTCTGCTGGTTCGCCAACTCCCTGGTCTACTACGGACTTTCACTGAGTGCCGGTAAGCTGTACGGCAATCCCTACCTGATCCTGTTCATCATGGGTCTGGTGGAGTTCCCCAGCTACATAACCATTGTGTTCGTCCTGGATCGCCTGGGTCGTCGGTCGATCACCTCCACCCTGATGTTGGGTGGCGGTCTGTGTTGCATTGTGGCCGCCTACATTGCCCAGGGCACCAACACCTCCACGGGTGTAGTTATGGCGGGCAAGCTCCTCATCGCTGGATCCTTTGCCGTGATCTACAATTACTCGGCGGAGCTGTTTCCCACCGTGGTGCGAAACTCGGCCATGGGTTTGGGATCCATGTGCGCCCGTCTATCCGGCGCTCTTACTCCACTCATCACATTGTTGGACTCATTTGATCCGAAGATTCCGGCCGTACTCTTTGGCGTGGTGGCCATCATCTCGGGCTTCTGGGTGATGTTCCTGCCGGAGACCATGAACCAGCCCATGCCCGAATCCATTGAGGATGGCGAGAACTTCGGCAAGGGCGACACTTGGTTCAGCCAGTGCGCTGGTCGAAAGAAGCGCCAGAACAGCGTCTATCCCGATGACCCCGAGCAGATGGTGCCGCTCAAGAACATCGAGAGCAAGTAA
- the LOC108014813 gene encoding optineurin, whose protein sequence is MCESKFSDPSSFLYLDMLADILMRDTLEMEVDFNKKMEFIKEQEQKVLENAKNLISMDQMLGPINCSMLKLEMELHENETNLIEAEKAITRLEQTCPRSESNGCRTYPLARATYEDLLSLLVSAEKTAAQCTTIREEIEMYNQEASAKLPPKSVITKIIDYHNNILILLEKEIEKLQCEVTKVQREYEELNKKMEPSKLIAQCPCQQNNDFKPMVKCDVQLRM, encoded by the exons atGTGTGAGTCAAAGTTTTCAGATCCTTCGTCATTCCTCTATTTGGACATGCTGGCTGATATTTTAATGCGGGACACCCTCGAGATGGAAGTGGACTTCAACAAAAAAATGGAGTTCATCAAGGAGCAGGAGCAAAAGGTTTTGGAAAATGCCAAAAAT CTAATCTCAATGGACCAAATGCTGGGGCCCATAAACTGCAGCATGCTTAAGTTAGAAATGGAACTACATGAAAACGAGACAAACTTGATCGAGGCGGAGAAGGCAATCACCCGATTGGAGCAGACTTGCCCAAGATCTGAAAGCAATGGTTGTCGGACGTATCCCCTGGCACGAGCCACCTACGAGGATTTGCTGAGTTTACTCGTGTCCGCCGAAAAAACAGCCGCCCAGTGCACCACCATAAGGGAGGAGATCGAAATGTACAACCAAGAGGCCTCCGCGAAACTACCTCCCAAATCTGTG ATTACCAAGATCATCGATTATCACAATAATATCCTGATCTTATTGGAGAAGGAAATCGAAAAGTTGCAGTGCGAGGTCACGAAGGTTCAGAGGGAGTACGAAGAGCtaaataagaaaatggaaCCTAGCAAATTGATCGCTCAATGCCCCTGCCAACAGAACAACGACTTTAAGCCCATGGTCAAATGTGATGTACAACTACGCATGTAA